Proteins encoded within one genomic window of Cucumis sativus cultivar 9930 chromosome 3, Cucumber_9930_V3, whole genome shotgun sequence:
- the LOC105434491 gene encoding splicing factor 3B subunit 4-like has translation MEKTQRIYLLFLSLLSIATMSHCRVLLHVDPQSDVGGPQMVIPPRPPHHHLDSDVGGPQMVIPPPPPHHHLDSDVGGPQMVIPPPPPHKLPQSDVGGPQLVIPPPPPHHHLNSDVGGPQMVIPPPPPHKHPQSDVGGPQMVIPPPPPHHHLDSDVGGPQMVIPPPPAQTSTI, from the exons ATGGAGAAAACACAAAGAATTTATCTTCTCTTTCTATCGCTTTTATCCATAGCCACAATGTCACATTGTCGTG TGTTGCTTCATGTTGACCCACAATCTGATGTTGGCGGAcctcaaatggtcattccACCCCGTCCGCCACACCATCATCTTGATTCAGACGTTGGTGGACCACAGATGGTCATTCCACCACCTCCACCACACCATCATCTTGATTCCGATGTTGGCGGCCCTCAAATGGTTATCCCTCCTCCTCCACCGCACAAGCTTCCACAATCCGATGTTGGTGGCCCTCAATTGGTCATTCCACCCCCTCCACCACACCATCATCTTAATTCGGACGTTGGTGgccctcaaatggtcatcccACCACCTCCTCCGCACAAACATCCACAATCTGATGTTGGCGGtcctcaaatggtcattccACCCCCTCCTCCACACCATCATCTTGATTCTGATGTTGGTGGCcctcaaatggtcattccACCACCTCCCGCACAAACATCCACAATCTGA